Within Spinacia oleracea cultivar Varoflay chromosome 4, BTI_SOV_V1, whole genome shotgun sequence, the genomic segment caatcaatatcgttatagacacgctcgccaaagaaagtgacgaccaaagtagggcctagcgcatgctcagttgccagcggcaccaaccacttggaaacaaaggttgtccgctcaaaagttcagcggcacgattaacttcgaaacgaaggttgcttgctaaaaagcgcggcggcacgaatgtttggccggccagtccatttgacgagcatgtctagcggcaatcatacctattgattgacttgcgtcaatcaatatcgttatagacacgctcgccaaagaaagtgacgaccaaagtagggcctagcgcatgctcagttgccagcggcaccaaccacttggaaacaaaggttgtccgctcaaaagttcagcggcacgattaacttcgaaacgaaggttgcttgctaaaaagcgcggcggcacgaatgtttggccggccagtccatttgacgagcatgtctagcggcaatcatacctattgattgacttgcgtcaatcaatatcgttatagacacgctcgccaaagaaagtgacgaccaaagtagggtTTAGGGTACACTCGGATGCACCTTGGcaaccatacctattgattaagcctattaagcctattgatcaaggaataatcaaattatgaagagcaagtaaatgcgagataggagaaacatcaaaaaacctatttacttataaaacaacgcccgtagaaaggcgtgtgaaagtagctcagaattcctgaccaggaaaaagaaagagaattgttgtgtgctcagcaggcacaatgatacagacgccatcagcgccaaaactttacaacataattgttattgcccttaggcacgggaacgcttgaataaaatttttaaaaaaaataggaaagTAAGCAAATCAGGGGgcggccgcatcgtcctcgtcatcagatgatacaaactcagggggcggctgaccaagacgttcagcagccaacacagcggcactgtgctccattcgccgctggaaccacccaagatcatactctgacatgtggctctcccaggcgtgcttaacagcgtccttggtcgcttgttccccctgatcataggattccagaagacgctcacgcaaggtgcgaacttgcgatctggccgtctctagctccccacgaagatgctcggcttcctcagccgcctctttgacctgagggtactcccgcaactggtcctgaagcgcccgtatttccgccgccgctgtcttggcctcctcgaccattgccaccatgtccttgtcctgcgccaagatcttcttaagcagctcggccttgtcagatctcaacgcagccacctccttcgcttgaaggtctatggtcgtctgcatctgcaggcggacctcttcaatggacttgaacgcatagtcaccatggtgggtggactcagccacctgagctttgagctcctcagcagtgcgggtcttccagctcttgcagaattccatgcggcagaacaactgcagaAGAAGCTACATATTAGTAAATGACTCAAAGGgaagacaagtacaagcaagttggaaatagacttacgtcgagaagagtggcctggatcgcaccaaactgggcgtcagtcttgcggccaggaagagaagcaacatactctgcggggacggccttaaaaaccttgcggcatatagccaccctatcctttgacgaatagtggggagtagcaggtacgttctcatcctcggcagcagctgcatccttccctttgtctttggctataggaaaaacaatggccttaggatgacgcggagagtaagaagaactgccagaggaggctcgatacgtctgaacgacgttcgaataatacttaccgcccgaagacctagctcggcgggccacctccgccggtatctgagagcggacgtcggccgggattcccgaaagagggtcctccaccaagtccaccaccagagacggcttgtccacgcccatctcttcgtcatcagggcatcccccctcagcaaccttcgactcgtctttcttcacgagacggcgaggtaggggttttggcttcttgaaggtactcggagtctccgagccagccggcacagctctcttcttcagctgggacagagtcgtccccttcttcttccctgacgccctagccgcgtccttagcttgctaaaaaagaaaggacagtcaaatattaggcctcgtcatctatcgcaagtcactcaccgtgtagtggctcgtcattaaaaaggacgcccatctcaaaaatgacgaggcgtacctcatcaatcacaagtcactcacaagatagtggctcgtcatttaaaaggacgcccgtcttaaaaatgacgaggcgtacctcatcaatcacaagtcactcacaagatagtggctcgtcatttaaaaggacgcccgtcttaaaaaaaaaatgacgaggcgtacctcatcaatcacaagtcactcacaagatagtggctcgtcatttaaaaggacgcccgtcttaaaaaaatgacgaggcgtacctcatcaatcacaagtcactcacaagatagtggctcgtcattaaaaaggacgcccgtcttaaaaatgacgaggcgtaccttatcaatcacaagtcactcacaagatagtggctcgtcattaaaaaggacgcc encodes:
- the LOC130459524 gene encoding uncharacterized protein isoform X1 yields the protein MGVDKPSLVVDLVEDPLSGIPADVRSQIPAEVARRARSSGGKYYSNVVQTYRASSGSSSYSPRHPKAIVFPIAKDKGKDAAAAEDENVPATPHYSSKDRVAICRKVFKAVPAEYVASLPGRKTDAQFGAIQATLLDLFCRMEFCKSWKTRTAEELKAQVAESTHHGDYAFKSIEEVRLQMQTTIDLQAKEVAALRSDKAELLKKILAQDKDMVAMVEEAKTAAAEIRALQDQLREYPQVKEAAEEAEHLRGELETARSQVRTLRERLLESYDQGEQATKDAVKHAWESHMSEYDLGWFQRRMEHSAAVLAAERLGQPPPEFVSSDDEDDAAAP
- the LOC130459524 gene encoding uncharacterized protein isoform X2, encoding MGVDKPSLVVDLVEDPLSGIPADVRSQIPAEVARRARSSGAKDKGKDAAAAEDENVPATPHYSSKDRVAICRKVFKAVPAEYVASLPGRKTDAQFGAIQATLLDLFCRMEFCKSWKTRTAEELKAQVAESTHHGDYAFKSIEEVRLQMQTTIDLQAKEVAALRSDKAELLKKILAQDKDMVAMVEEAKTAAAEIRALQDQLREYPQVKEAAEEAEHLRGELETARSQVRTLRERLLESYDQGEQATKDAVKHAWESHMSEYDLGWFQRRMEHSAAVLAAERLGQPPPEFVSSDDEDDAAAP